In Halomonas denitrificans, one DNA window encodes the following:
- a CDS encoding serine protease: protein MSHLFRCLLFALLAIAASSVRSQDGEYSELFDALKPGLFTVEVVDRISNNKNGIGSAFAVGPDGRLATNYHVVSEFVIDPERYALRYRDAAGASGPLEVLDVDVLHDLALVRMAGDRTAEPEPFALAAEAPRDGATVLALGNPYDIGISIVPGTYNGLLANQYRKNIHFTGALNPGMSGGPAVNVLGEVVGINVAGAGNSVSFLVPVDNLVRLIDRAPDRPPALADLRRDIPSRILAHQDAMLDDLLAGDWTPEPFGPLRIPREIRPWMSCTGGGREPMEELPWRESRSNCTLNDRIYLSRTLDTGPLEILVAWYASDSLNDWQISRVFEQNSFLAFNRTGEDDVTEFQCTEDWTAPASLAPVPFKATYCARSYADYPGLYDVLFVTRAQRRGGEAVYIHYTLAGVGREQARSFHVRLMGSIEWNS from the coding sequence ATGTCGCACCTCTTCCGTTGCCTGCTGTTTGCCCTGCTCGCGATCGCCGCGTCGTCGGTCCGGTCGCAGGACGGCGAGTACAGCGAACTGTTCGACGCGTTGAAGCCGGGGCTGTTCACGGTCGAGGTCGTCGACCGGATCAGCAACAACAAGAACGGCATCGGAAGCGCGTTCGCGGTCGGGCCGGACGGCCGCCTGGCCACCAACTACCACGTCGTTTCGGAATTCGTCATCGACCCGGAACGCTATGCCCTGCGCTACCGCGACGCCGCAGGCGCTTCGGGTCCGCTGGAGGTCCTCGACGTCGACGTGCTCCACGACCTCGCCCTGGTCCGCATGGCCGGCGACCGGACGGCGGAACCGGAGCCCTTCGCGCTGGCCGCCGAAGCGCCCCGCGACGGCGCGACGGTGCTGGCCCTCGGCAATCCCTACGACATCGGCATCAGCATCGTTCCGGGCACCTACAACGGCTTGCTGGCCAACCAGTACCGCAAGAACATCCACTTTACCGGGGCGCTGAATCCGGGCATGTCCGGCGGTCCGGCAGTCAACGTGCTCGGCGAGGTCGTCGGCATCAACGTTGCGGGTGCCGGCAACTCGGTGAGCTTCCTGGTGCCCGTCGACAATCTGGTCCGCCTGATCGACCGGGCGCCGGATCGGCCGCCTGCGCTGGCCGATCTGCGCAGGGACATCCCGAGCCGGATCCTCGCTCACCAGGATGCAATGCTCGACGACCTGCTTGCCGGTGACTGGACCCCGGAACCGTTCGGTCCGCTTCGGATCCCGCGCGAAATCCGGCCCTGGATGTCCTGTACCGGCGGCGGTCGCGAGCCGATGGAGGAACTGCCCTGGCGCGAAAGCCGCTCGAACTGCACGCTCAACGACCGGATCTACCTGTCGCGGACGCTGGATACGGGTCCGCTGGAAATCCTGGTCGCGTGGTACGCCAGCGACAGCCTCAACGACTGGCAGATCTCGCGGGTGTTCGAGCAGAACAGTTTCCTCGCATTCAACCGGACCGGTGAGGACGACGTCACCGAGTTCCAGTGCACCGAGGACTGGACCGCGCCGGCATCGCTGGCCCCGGTGCCGTTCAAGGCGACCTACTGCGCGCGGTCCTATGCCGACTATCCGGGCCTGTACGACGTCCTGTTCGTGACCCGGGCCCAGCGCCGGGGTGGCGAGGCGGTCTACATCCACTACACGCTGGCCGGCGTCGGGCGCGAGCAGGCCCGGAGTTTCCACGTTCGCCTGATGGGGTCGATCGAATGGAACTCGTGA
- a CDS encoding NAD(P)H-hydrate dehydratase, with translation MRHADGVYRAEQARAIDARAIDELGIPGPELMERAGRAAFEALRERFPKAGRIVVVCGGGNNGGDGYVVAWHARAAGLAVDLVALANPDGLSGEAANACAAWRRSGGAIHAAEALGGTLDGADLVVDAVLGTGLDRAVRDDIAASLRAINESPAAVLALDVPSGLNADTGQPMGVAVRADVTVTFIAMKRGLLTGSAGDWTGELVLAPLDVPEQAFDATEPDAERLDADVAARWLTPRRASTHKGDLGHVLVCGGDHGMPGAALLAARAALEAGSGLVSVATRAAHAPVMASGLPEAMWADAEDGDRLDSLAERADVIALGPGLGRSDWSRAVWDRLVRRDTPLVLDADGLNRLAEGRDGRRLERDGWILTPHPGEAARLLGVDSQEVQRDRFAAARELAGRYHAVVVLKGFGTLTAAPDGRLAVCPFGTPAMATAGMGDALTGILASLLGQGLAPFDAARAGTVLHARAAEVAAGGRRQVLAGQVIDGLHRVLPR, from the coding sequence ATGCGACATGCCGACGGAGTATATCGGGCCGAGCAGGCCCGAGCGATCGACGCACGCGCGATCGACGAGCTGGGAATCCCGGGTCCGGAACTGATGGAGCGCGCGGGCCGCGCGGCCTTCGAAGCGCTCCGCGAGCGATTTCCGAAGGCGGGTCGGATCGTGGTGGTCTGCGGCGGCGGCAACAATGGCGGCGATGGCTATGTCGTGGCCTGGCACGCCCGGGCCGCCGGCCTCGCCGTCGACCTGGTCGCTCTGGCGAATCCCGATGGCTTGAGCGGCGAGGCCGCGAACGCGTGCGCGGCCTGGCGTCGGTCCGGCGGTGCGATCCACGCCGCCGAAGCACTGGGCGGGACACTGGACGGCGCCGACCTCGTGGTCGACGCGGTGCTCGGCACCGGGCTGGACCGGGCGGTTCGCGACGACATCGCCGCATCCCTGCGGGCGATCAACGAGTCCCCGGCCGCGGTGCTGGCGCTGGATGTGCCCTCGGGACTGAATGCCGATACCGGTCAGCCCATGGGTGTGGCCGTTCGCGCCGACGTGACCGTGACCTTCATCGCGATGAAGCGGGGCCTGCTGACCGGCTCGGCGGGGGACTGGACCGGAGAGCTCGTGCTGGCCCCGCTGGATGTTCCCGAGCAGGCCTTCGATGCGACCGAGCCGGACGCCGAGCGGCTGGACGCCGACGTCGCCGCGCGCTGGCTGACCCCGCGGCGGGCCTCGACCCACAAGGGCGATCTGGGCCACGTGCTGGTCTGCGGCGGCGACCACGGGATGCCCGGCGCCGCGCTGCTCGCCGCCCGCGCCGCGCTGGAGGCGGGCTCCGGCCTGGTGTCGGTCGCGACCCGGGCGGCGCACGCACCGGTCATGGCCTCGGGCCTGCCGGAGGCGATGTGGGCCGACGCCGAGGACGGCGATCGGCTCGATTCGCTGGCCGAACGCGCGGACGTCATCGCGCTGGGCCCGGGCCTGGGTCGGAGCGACTGGTCGCGGGCGGTCTGGGATCGACTGGTCCGGCGCGATACGCCGCTGGTGCTGGATGCCGACGGCCTCAACCGCCTGGCCGAGGGCCGTGACGGCCGCCGCCTGGAGCGCGATGGCTGGATCCTGACCCCGCACCCGGGCGAGGCGGCGCGCCTCCTCGGCGTCGACAGCCAGGAGGTTCAGAGGGATCGCTTCGCGGCCGCTCGCGAACTGGCCGGGCGCTATCACGCCGTGGTCGTCCTGAAGGGCTTCGGAACCCTGACCGCCGCGCCGGACGGCCGCCTGGCCGTGTGCCCCTTCGGCACGCCGGCGATGGCCACCGCCGGCATGGGGGACGCGCTCACCGGGATTCTTGCGAGTCTTCTCGGACAGGGCCTGGCGCCGTTCGATGCGGCGCGCGCGGGTACGGTGCTGCACGCACGCGCCGCCGAGGTCGCGGCCGGGGGTCGGCGCCAGGTCCTGGCCGGGCAGGTCATCGACGGACTCCACCGCGTTCTCCCGCGATGA
- a CDS encoding Slp family lipoprotein, with amino-acid sequence MNFIDRPIRPFSLPSSIATVSRSFRSTTVPRSRPESPIRAARTRLLLPALLAVVLLAAGCATSPFSGAGPVVAKGPADALRGEIAPGERVLWGGRIVGVVNASDVTELEILALPLDRADRPRASAEGGVRFVVRYPGFLEPVNYAPGRLLTALGRFTTVETRTVGEFDIEQPVIDARQVELWPVRDPRPQTQFGIGVGIRL; translated from the coding sequence ATGAACTTCATCGACCGCCCGATTCGCCCGTTTTCGCTGCCTTCGTCGATCGCGACCGTTTCACGCAGCTTCCGGTCTACAACAGTGCCTCGGTCACGCCCGGAGTCCCCGATCCGCGCCGCGCGGACGCGGCTCCTGCTGCCAGCCCTGCTGGCCGTCGTGCTGCTGGCCGCCGGCTGTGCGACCAGCCCCTTCTCCGGCGCCGGCCCGGTCGTTGCGAAGGGGCCTGCAGACGCGCTTCGCGGAGAGATCGCGCCCGGTGAACGGGTGCTGTGGGGCGGTCGCATCGTCGGCGTCGTCAACGCCTCGGACGTGACCGAACTCGAAATCCTGGCGCTGCCCCTGGACCGCGCCGACCGGCCGCGCGCGTCGGCCGAGGGCGGTGTGCGCTTCGTCGTTCGCTATCCCGGGTTCCTGGAACCGGTCAACTATGCGCCGGGCCGGTTGCTGACCGCGCTCGGGCGCTTCACGACGGTGGAGACGCGCACGGTCGGCGAGTTCGACATCGAGCAGCCGGTGATCGATGCCCGCCAGGTCGAGCTCTGGCCGGTCCGCGACCCGCGGCCACAGACGCAGTTCGGCATCGGGGTCGGGATCAGGCTCTGA
- a CDS encoding alkaline phosphatase: MILDRPSTRAVFAAILLSGGAALADAPSTTPARAAAAVTAERITETPGRWYRSGQAEIARRRERAGAGTARNLVLFVGDGMSLATISAARILAGQRAGGPGEEHSLAFEAFEFLALAKTYNTNQQTPDSAGTMTAMATGVKTFAGGIAVDQRAERSDCGSATGRERVSLLDLARRAGLATGIVTNSRITHATPAALYAKSPERRWEDDSGLSPTARELGCRDIARQLVDYDVDGWFDVVFGGGRSGFLPAEAFDPEYPDRRGRRQDGVDLTERWQARFPNGRFIWNREQFEALPEAPDGPVLGLFDRSHMRYRHDRADDGAGEPSLVEMTVRALDLLRQRTAGTPGERDGGEGQPGGFVLVVESARIDHAHHEGNAFRALDETILLSEAVAAVLDRVDRAETLVVVTADHGHALTFGGYGGRGNPILGRTHGPGPAGEPPRLARDIDGKPFTTLNYINGPGYRPGPRPDLAPGEPRDPDYKQEAVFGVSQSTHGGEDVPVYATGPGAEALTGSIEQHLIFHALLQAQPALRDAAESITGESGMPEWRKIRDQGPGTRDQGPGVGDQ; the protein is encoded by the coding sequence ATGATTCTCGACCGACCTTCGACCCGGGCCGTGTTCGCGGCCATCCTGCTCTCCGGTGGCGCGGCGCTGGCCGATGCACCGTCGACAACGCCGGCGCGCGCGGCTGCGGCCGTTACGGCGGAGCGGATCACCGAGACACCTGGCCGCTGGTACCGCAGCGGGCAGGCCGAAATCGCGCGACGGCGCGAACGAGCAGGGGCGGGCACGGCGCGCAACCTGGTGCTGTTCGTCGGCGACGGAATGAGCCTGGCCACGATCAGCGCGGCGCGCATCCTGGCCGGTCAGCGGGCCGGCGGACCGGGCGAGGAGCACTCGCTGGCGTTCGAGGCGTTCGAATTCCTGGCGCTGGCCAAGACCTACAACACCAACCAGCAGACGCCCGACTCGGCCGGGACCATGACCGCCATGGCCACGGGGGTGAAAACCTTCGCCGGCGGCATCGCCGTGGACCAGCGCGCCGAGCGTTCGGACTGCGGCTCGGCCACCGGGCGCGAGCGCGTCTCGCTGCTCGACCTCGCCCGGCGGGCCGGTCTCGCGACCGGGATCGTCACCAATTCGCGAATCACCCACGCGACGCCCGCCGCGCTGTACGCCAAGTCGCCCGAGCGGCGCTGGGAGGACGACAGCGGTCTGTCGCCGACGGCCCGGGAGCTCGGTTGCCGAGACATCGCCCGGCAGCTCGTGGACTACGACGTCGACGGCTGGTTCGACGTGGTGTTCGGGGGCGGCCGGTCGGGGTTCCTGCCGGCCGAGGCCTTCGACCCGGAGTATCCGGATCGGCGCGGACGTCGACAGGACGGCGTCGACCTGACCGAGCGCTGGCAGGCGCGGTTCCCGAACGGTCGCTTCATCTGGAACCGCGAGCAATTCGAGGCGCTTCCCGAGGCGCCGGACGGCCCGGTCCTCGGCCTGTTCGATCGATCGCACATGCGCTACCGACACGACCGCGCCGACGACGGCGCCGGCGAGCCGTCGCTGGTCGAGATGACCGTCCGCGCGCTGGACCTGCTTCGGCAGCGGACCGCGGGCACCCCCGGGGAACGCGACGGCGGGGAAGGCCAGCCCGGCGGCTTCGTGCTCGTGGTCGAAAGCGCCCGCATCGATCACGCCCACCATGAAGGCAACGCCTTCCGCGCGCTCGACGAGACGATCCTGCTGTCCGAGGCCGTCGCCGCGGTGCTCGATCGCGTCGATCGCGCCGAGACCCTGGTCGTGGTCACCGCCGATCACGGCCATGCGCTCACCTTCGGTGGCTACGGAGGGCGTGGCAACCCGATCCTGGGCCGGACCCACGGCCCCGGCCCGGCCGGCGAGCCCCCGCGCCTGGCGCGTGATATCGACGGCAAGCCCTTCACGACGCTCAACTACATCAACGGCCCCGGCTATCGACCGGGGCCGCGCCCCGACCTGGCACCCGGCGAGCCGAGGGATCCGGACTACAAGCAGGAGGCGGTCTTCGGCGTGTCACAGTCGACCCACGGCGGCGAGGATGTCCCCGTCTACGCGACCGGACCGGGCGCCGAGGCGTTGACCGGCTCGATCGAACAGCACCTGATCTTCCACGCCCTGCTCCAGGCCCAGCCGGCCCTGCGGGATGCCGCCGAGTCGATCACCGGGGAGTCCGGCATGCCGGAATGGAGGAAAATCAGGGACCAGGGACCAGGGACCAGGGACCAGGGACCAGGGGTAGGGGACCAGTAG
- the tsaE gene encoding tRNA (adenosine(37)-N6)-threonylcarbamoyltransferase complex ATPase subunit type 1 TsaE codes for MLALGETLATRLAPGVQVWLSGDLGAGKTTLVRGVLRGLGYQGRVKSPTYGLVESYDLTDVTVHHLDLYRLTDPEELDFLGLDDLIGADSLLLVEWPERGRGMLREADVRISIEPADATDISAGRNVTVEGLGNEGKGIRD; via the coding sequence ATGCTCGCGCTGGGCGAGACCCTGGCCACCCGCCTCGCGCCCGGGGTGCAGGTCTGGCTCTCCGGCGACCTCGGCGCGGGCAAGACCACGTTGGTTCGCGGCGTGCTGCGGGGGCTCGGCTACCAGGGCCGGGTCAAGAGCCCGACCTACGGCCTGGTCGAGAGCTACGACCTCACCGACGTCACGGTCCACCACCTCGATCTCTATCGCCTGACCGACCCCGAGGAACTCGACTTCCTCGGCCTGGACGATCTGATCGGCGCCGATTCGCTGCTGCTGGTCGAATGGCCCGAGCGCGGCCGCGGCATGCTGCGCGAGGCGGATGTCAGGATCTCCATCGAGCCGGCCGACGCGACGGACATCTCCGCGGGGCGGAACGTGACGGTGGAGGGGCTCGGGAACGAGGGGAAAGGGATCAGGGACTAG
- a CDS encoding diacylglycerol kinase family lipid kinase, with protein sequence MTTWLVGNPAAGDGDRGVDFWLERLRDADLEVDETIDPGGLDGAAIERDDRVLAAGGDGTVQAVAGACARAGAVLAVLPSGTANDFARSLGLSGDPDEACRAVVDDRREVVDLGRIEATSGRRSFINVAHMGLGAEASRAVDDRDKKWFGAFSYARRLVERWREHRGTRGRLRCDDRVFGGRWLEIAVANGAFYGGGNRVPEAVVDDGAFEVYAVRADHPLRLAWTLVAVRLLGPERVRSPRVVHQRCRRVSLTAKKPMAATADGEDIGETPVEVELEAGALTVIRGPGTGAFEAAEQDPDEHESPPQPPSQKTSKEDAR encoded by the coding sequence ATGACGACCTGGTTGGTGGGCAATCCGGCTGCGGGCGACGGCGATCGCGGAGTCGACTTCTGGCTGGAACGGCTGCGGGACGCGGACCTGGAGGTCGACGAGACGATCGATCCGGGCGGTCTGGACGGCGCGGCGATCGAACGCGACGACCGCGTGCTGGCGGCCGGTGGTGACGGAACGGTCCAGGCGGTGGCCGGAGCCTGCGCCCGCGCCGGGGCCGTGCTGGCCGTGCTGCCTTCGGGAACGGCCAATGACTTCGCCCGCAGCCTGGGCCTGTCCGGCGATCCGGACGAGGCCTGCCGGGCCGTGGTCGACGACCGCCGGGAGGTCGTCGACCTGGGCCGCATCGAGGCCACGAGCGGGCGCCGCTCGTTCATCAACGTGGCCCACATGGGGCTGGGCGCCGAGGCCAGCCGCGCGGTGGACGACCGGGACAAGAAGTGGTTCGGCGCTTTCAGCTACGCCCGCCGCCTGGTCGAGCGCTGGCGCGAACACCGCGGCACCCGGGGCCGGTTGCGCTGCGATGACCGGGTCTTCGGCGGCCGCTGGCTGGAGATCGCGGTGGCCAACGGCGCTTTCTACGGCGGCGGCAATCGCGTGCCGGAGGCCGTGGTCGACGACGGCGCCTTCGAGGTCTATGCGGTTCGTGCCGATCACCCACTGCGACTTGCCTGGACGCTCGTCGCCGTCCGGTTGCTTGGGCCAGAGCGAGTTCGCTCGCCCCGGGTCGTCCATCAACGGTGCCGGCGCGTGAGCCTGACGGCCAAGAAACCGATGGCGGCGACCGCCGATGGCGAGGACATCGGCGAGACCCCGGTCGAGGTCGAGCTCGAGGCCGGCGCGCTGACCGTGATCCGCGGCCCCGGGACGGGCGCCTTCGAGGCGGCGGAGCAAGACCCGGACGAGCACGAGTCGCCGCCGCAGCCCCCGTCGCAGAAGACATCGAAGGAGGATGCCCGATGA
- the queG gene encoding tRNA epoxyqueuosine(34) reductase QueG: MSHGSDYKNESPLDAARLVSDLREWGRSLGFQKIGISDIDLAADERRLEAWLADGRHGEMEWMARHGHKRSRPEQLVPGTRSVIVARMDYLPESATDPLELAERGDRACISRYALGRDYHKILRARLKSLAGRIEERIGPFGYRVFTDSAPVLEKPLAAKAGLGWIGKHTNLLDRHAGSWFFLGEIYTDLALPADEPVRDHCGSCRRCIDVCPTDAITAPYQLDARRCISYLTIELKGAIPVEFRRAIGNRVYGCDDCQAVCPWNRYADFTGERDFTPREGLDAPKLVDLFAWSEQEFLDRTRGSAIRRIGHERWLRNLAVGLGNAPTSPEVLEALRARADHPSALVREHVAWALAQHGVPGRGKGNGKRGAETRGA, from the coding sequence ATGTCGCATGGCTCCGATTATAAGAACGAATCGCCGCTCGACGCGGCGCGACTCGTGTCCGACCTCCGCGAATGGGGCCGCTCGCTCGGATTCCAGAAGATCGGCATCAGCGACATCGATCTCGCGGCCGACGAGCGCCGCCTCGAGGCCTGGCTCGCGGACGGCCGGCACGGCGAGATGGAGTGGATGGCGCGGCACGGCCACAAGCGCTCCCGGCCGGAGCAACTGGTCCCCGGCACCCGCTCGGTCATCGTCGCGCGGATGGACTACCTGCCCGAATCCGCGACCGACCCGCTCGAGCTGGCCGAGCGCGGCGATCGCGCGTGCATCTCGCGCTATGCGCTGGGACGCGACTACCACAAGATCCTGCGCGCCCGGCTGAAGTCCCTGGCCGGCCGGATCGAAGAACGGATCGGTCCCTTCGGTTACCGGGTGTTCACCGATTCCGCCCCCGTGCTGGAAAAGCCGCTCGCCGCCAAGGCCGGGCTGGGTTGGATCGGCAAGCACACCAACCTGCTCGACCGCCATGCGGGCAGCTGGTTCTTTCTCGGCGAGATCTACACCGATCTCGCCCTGCCGGCCGACGAGCCGGTGCGCGATCACTGCGGCTCCTGCCGACGCTGCATCGACGTCTGCCCGACCGACGCGATCACCGCGCCCTACCAGCTCGATGCGCGGCGATGCATCTCGTACCTGACGATCGAACTGAAGGGCGCGATCCCGGTGGAGTTCCGCCGCGCGATCGGCAACCGCGTCTACGGCTGCGACGATTGCCAGGCGGTCTGCCCGTGGAACCGCTACGCGGACTTCACCGGCGAACGCGACTTCACGCCCCGTGAGGGCCTGGATGCGCCGAAGCTCGTCGACCTGTTCGCCTGGAGCGAGCAGGAGTTCCTCGACCGGACCCGGGGCAGCGCGATCCGGCGGATCGGCCACGAACGCTGGCTGCGGAATCTCGCCGTCGGCCTCGGCAATGCGCCGACCTCGCCCGAGGTGCTCGAGGCGCTGCGCGCCCGCGCGGACCACCCTTCGGCGCTGGTCCGGGAGCACGTGGCCTGGGCGCTGGCCCAGCACGGCGTGCCGGGCAGGGGAAAGGGGAACGGGAAAAGGGGAGCGGAAACGCGTGGAGCCTAG
- a CDS encoding FHA domain-containing protein — translation MELVIEQLGTTNNVLERQKFDQHQVWLGRGYDNDVILTDEHVDARHARLVFDGEGDLWIEDRGSINGIRRPRHRVHLEREKVASGDVFLIGRSRVRILLGDHPVPPAVRIRWSEILLLWLGKPPVLVALALAYVATKIAASAMTTIGEFRWSQLVQQNLWEIIGFTALAVAVYFLSVLFRRGGNFVAHLSLLILLFFVAGAFDLGLQIAVFNASDAAYPLLEGLAEARGYLVLFLYIWSVLYLAFHLSLWRRTAIASAAVVASFTVTHLPDDSNFAFLENETMPMQPTFLPPALRLRDAGPAERVDADQRAVFDAADRAREELLEELAEAEAAFGSSSGEAAATELPEEGATPSPPEPPSGAGGAAPPGIE, via the coding sequence ATGGAACTCGTGATCGAGCAGCTCGGCACCACCAACAACGTGCTCGAGCGGCAGAAGTTCGATCAGCACCAGGTCTGGCTCGGCCGCGGCTACGACAACGACGTCATCCTGACCGACGAACACGTGGACGCCCGACACGCCCGCCTGGTGTTCGACGGCGAAGGCGATCTCTGGATCGAGGATCGCGGCAGCATCAACGGCATCCGGCGCCCCCGGCACCGTGTGCACCTCGAGCGGGAGAAGGTCGCCAGCGGCGACGTGTTCCTGATCGGTCGTTCCCGCGTGCGCATCCTGCTCGGCGATCACCCGGTGCCGCCCGCGGTGCGGATCCGCTGGTCGGAGATCCTCCTGCTGTGGCTCGGAAAACCCCCGGTGCTGGTGGCGCTGGCGCTGGCCTACGTCGCGACCAAGATCGCGGCCTCGGCGATGACCACGATCGGTGAGTTCCGCTGGTCGCAGCTGGTCCAGCAGAATCTCTGGGAAATCATCGGGTTCACCGCGCTGGCGGTCGCTGTCTATTTCCTTTCGGTGCTGTTCCGCCGGGGCGGAAATTTCGTCGCTCACCTGAGCCTGCTGATCCTGCTGTTCTTCGTCGCGGGCGCCTTCGATCTCGGCCTCCAGATCGCGGTGTTCAACGCCTCCGACGCCGCCTATCCGCTGCTCGAGGGCCTGGCCGAGGCCCGCGGCTACCTCGTCCTGTTCCTGTACATCTGGAGTGTGCTGTACCTGGCCTTCCACCTTTCGTTGTGGCGACGCACCGCGATTGCATCGGCCGCGGTGGTGGCGTCGTTCACCGTCACGCACCTGCCCGACGATTCGAACTTCGCGTTCCTGGAAAACGAGACGATGCCGATGCAGCCGACCTTTCTTCCGCCGGCCCTGCGTCTGCGCGACGCCGGGCCGGCCGAGCGCGTCGATGCGGACCAGCGTGCAGTCTTCGACGCCGCGGACCGGGCCCGGGAAGAGTTGCTCGAAGAGCTGGCCGAGGCGGAGGCCGCGTTCGGATCCTCGTCGGGCGAAGCTGCAGCGACCGAACTGCCGGAAGAGGGGGCGACGCCTTCGCCGCCGGAGCCGCCGTCAGGCGCTGGCGGCGCGGCGCCGCCAGGCATCGAGTAG
- a CDS encoding acyl-CoA thioesterase II: MNPVLARVVELLELERLEDNLFRGRSHDIGSPQVFGGQILGQALSAAHRTVDDRAPHSLHAYFLRPGDFNRPVVYQVERSRDGRSYSNRRVVALQHGRPILNLAASFKRAEDGPSHQIDMPDVEGPDGLSELVDINRSMLDRVPEKMRRFLAHEPPFEFRPVEPPKLIDPSERPPRKHLWMRAWSRLPDDPEIHRTLLTYVSDYELLGTATLPHRLPFGEKTVQMASLDHGMWFHRPFRVDDWLLYAFDSPSSGDGRGFNRGQIFARDGTLVASTVQEGVIRVWE, from the coding sequence ATGAACCCCGTACTGGCCCGCGTGGTCGAACTGCTCGAACTCGAGCGCCTCGAGGACAACCTGTTCCGGGGCCGCAGTCACGATATCGGATCGCCTCAGGTCTTCGGTGGGCAGATTCTCGGCCAGGCGCTGTCGGCCGCCCACCGAACGGTCGACGACCGCGCGCCCCATTCGCTGCACGCGTACTTCCTGCGGCCGGGTGATTTCAACCGACCCGTGGTCTACCAGGTCGAGCGGTCGCGCGACGGCCGAAGTTATTCGAACCGGCGCGTGGTCGCACTGCAGCATGGTCGCCCGATCCTCAACCTCGCCGCGTCGTTCAAGCGTGCCGAGGACGGCCCCTCGCACCAGATCGACATGCCGGACGTCGAAGGACCGGACGGCCTGAGCGAACTGGTCGACATCAATCGATCGATGCTCGACCGCGTGCCCGAGAAGATGCGGCGCTTCCTGGCCCACGAGCCGCCCTTCGAGTTCCGGCCGGTCGAGCCTCCGAAGCTGATCGACCCCTCGGAACGCCCGCCCCGCAAGCATCTCTGGATGCGGGCGTGGAGCCGGCTTCCCGATGACCCGGAGATCCATCGCACGCTTCTGACCTACGTGTCCGACTACGAACTGCTGGGCACGGCGACGCTCCCCCATCGGCTCCCCTTCGGCGAGAAGACGGTGCAGATGGCCAGCCTCGACCATGGCATGTGGTTCCACCGCCCGTTCCGCGTGGACGACTGGTTGCTCTACGCCTTCGACAGCCCGTCGTCCGGCGACGGACGCGGCTTCAATCGTGGCCAGATCTTCGCCCGCGACGGCACGCTGGTGGCCTCGACGGTCCAGGAAGGCGTGATCCGGGTATGGGAGTGA
- a CDS encoding nucleotidyltransferase family protein: MRAMILAAGRGARMRSLTRDRPKPLLTAGGRPLIEWQIVRLREAGLTDLVVNTGWQGDALRSAIGDGARLGVSVRWSEEGWPALETAGGIRRALPLLGPDPFLVVNADLWCDFDPSRLGPLEPGADAHLVLVDNPPHNPDGDFALDGGRVRAAGMRKRTYSGIGVFRPALFERLPEGALPLRPVLDAAIAAGRVTGEHHRGTWMDIGSPERLAELDGMLGKEEGARD; the protein is encoded by the coding sequence ATGCGCGCGATGATCCTGGCCGCCGGACGCGGTGCGCGAATGCGCTCGCTGACCCGCGACCGCCCGAAGCCGCTGTTGACCGCCGGCGGGCGGCCGCTGATCGAATGGCAGATCGTGCGGCTGCGCGAGGCCGGCCTGACCGACCTGGTCGTCAACACCGGCTGGCAGGGGGACGCGCTTCGTTCCGCGATCGGCGACGGCGCGCGCCTCGGGGTGTCCGTGCGCTGGTCCGAGGAGGGGTGGCCGGCGCTGGAGACCGCGGGCGGCATCCGGCGTGCCCTTCCGCTGCTCGGCCCGGATCCGTTCCTCGTCGTCAACGCGGACCTCTGGTGCGATTTCGATCCGAGCCGTCTGGGCCCGCTGGAGCCGGGCGCCGATGCCCACCTGGTCCTGGTCGACAACCCGCCCCACAACCCGGACGGCGACTTCGCCCTGGACGGCGGCCGGGTACGCGCCGCCGGCATGCGGAAACGAACCTACAGCGGCATCGGCGTATTCCGGCCCGCCCTCTTCGAACGGCTTCCCGAAGGCGCCCTGCCCCTGCGCCCGGTGCTCGACGCCGCGATCGCGGCCGGGCGCGTCACCGGCGAACACCATCGCGGCACGTGGATGGATATCGGCTCGCCGGAGCGGCTGGCGGAACTGGACGGCATGCTTGGGAAGGAGGAAGGGGCAAGGGACTAG